Proteins from a single region of Sebastes umbrosus isolate fSebUmb1 chromosome 8, fSebUmb1.pri, whole genome shotgun sequence:
- the LOC119492511 gene encoding perforin-1-like yields the protein MWNNTQHGERPGIKTTASCEAMASSRPLLLLVLCSLTVVEAQLKLFNLRASKLPSSILGTTDGYVKVFCGSITLGETSIRNNNKNPWWEEEFTDFKAQQNDVLRLEVHDSDLLFDDLLGVCQRQIKLGTHQHECYLKKGGTLHYTYILG from the exons ATGTGGAACAACACCCAGCATGGTGAGAGACCAGGTATCAAGACTACAG CCTCCTGTGAAGCCATGGCCTCCAGCCGTCCCCTCCTTTTGTTGGTCCTGTGCAGTCTGACTGTGGTTGAAGCCCAGCTGAAGCTGTTTAACCTGCGGGCCAGTAAACTTCCCTCCAGCATCCTGGGAACCACAGATGGCTATGTCAAGGTTTTCTGTGGCTCCATCACTCTGGGTGAAACGTCTATtcgcaacaacaacaaaaacccctggtgggaggaggagttcaCTGACTTCAAGGCCCAGCAAAATGACGTCCTGAGGCTCGAGGTTCATGACAGTGACTTACTCTTCGATGACCTGTTGGGAGTCTGCCAACGTCAGATCAAGCTGGGAACCCATCAGCATGAATGCTACCTAAAGAAAGGTGGCACCCTCCATTATACCTACATCCTCGGCTGA